The genomic window GGCGGGACGCGGTCTTCGCGGAGGCCAACTGGCACGATTACGCCCAGTTCAGCCGCGCCGTGCGCACGGAGCGCTTCCTTCTCGTGCGCAACTACTACTGGGACAAGCCGCTCTGGAACAGCGTGGACTCGATTCAGTCGCCCACGTGGACGGCGCTTCGGGAACTGGAGCGCGCGGGGCGTCTCGCGGCCGCCCAGCGGTTCCTTTTCGTCGAGCCGAGGCCGTTCGAGGAGCTTTACGACCTCGAGGCGGACCCCGCGTCGCTTGTGAACGTGGTGGACGATCCGCGCTTTCGGGAAGAGCTCTGGCGGCTGCGGGCGCGGCTCGACCATTGGCGGGTGGAGACGGGCGACGTCATGCCGGCGGTCCGGCGGCCGGACGGATGGACGCGCGAAGGGGTGCCGCTCCCGCACAACCAGCCCTGGTACGACGAGTGGCGCCGCCGCGGAGCGTCCAGTCTCGAAGTCATCAAGTAGCCGCCCGGCCGTAACTCCCGTCGGGGATCCGGCTCTCTATGGGGAGAGGTCGTCTTCCGGAGAGGAGGGTTCCATGATGCTGAAGAGCATGGCGGTGGCGGCGGCTCTGGCGGCGCTCGCGTGGATGTTCCAGGAAGGAGGCCGGCCGCAGCCGGGGCGCGGAATCGTCGCGGTTCAGGCGGACGAGGTGAAGTGGGAGCGCGTGGAGGGAATGCCGGCGGGGGTCCAGGCCGCTCACGCGGCCGGCGAGGGGGAGCAGGCTCATGTCACGCTCCTGAAATTCGCCGCGGGCACGCGGCTTGCGCTGCATCGGCACACGCCCGATCTCGTCGTGACGGTGCTTCGCGGATCGATCCTTCTGGGAACCGAAGGGCGGCCGGACCCGGCGCGCGGGACGCGGGTGGGAGCGGGGGGCTACTTCAAGATCCGGGGCGGCGCGCCGCACTGGACGATCGCGCCCGAGGAGGCGATTCTCGTCGTCAGCTCCCAGGGGCCGCTGGACACGAAGTGGGAGGAGCCGGAGCCGCCGCGCGACTAAGCGGAGGCCCCGTCGGCGCGGATCACCACGCGGCGGATGTCGAGGGCTCGGCCGGATTCCGAGTCCACCGTGGCCAGGGCTCCGCAGAGGCGGACGTCGCCGGTGGCGACCTCGAAATGGGCGGGCAGGCCGGTGGTGAACCGGTGGAGCACGCGGTCGATCCGGCGGCCGATGACGCTCTCGTAGGGGCCGGTCATGCCGCAGTCGGTGATGTAGGCGGTGCCCTGGGGGAGCACCCGCTCGTCGGCGGTCTGGATGTGCGTGTGGGTGCCGAAGACGAAGCTGGCCTGGCCGTCCAGCCACCAGCCCATCGCGATCTTCTCGCTGGTGGCCTCGGCGTGCATGTCCACGACGACGACCGGGGTGCGCGCGCGCAGCTCCTCCACGAGACGGCGGGCCGTGCGGAACGGGCAGTCCGCGGGGGTGTTCATGAAGACGCGGCCCTGGACGTGGACGACGCCGACCTTCACGCCGCCGCGGGTTTCGAAGACGGTGTGCCCGCGTCCGGGCTGATCGGCGGGATAATTGGCCGGCCGGAGCAGCCGGGGCGTGCGGTCGATGTAGGGGATGATTTCCTTCTTGGCCCAGATGTGGTCGCCGCCGGTGATGACGTCGACGCCGGCCTTGAACAGCTCCTCGGCCTCGGGAGGGGTCAGGCCGCTTCCGCCGGCGAGGTTTTCCCCGTTGGCGATCACCGCGTCGACGAGCTCCTTTTCGCAGAAGGGGCGGAGGCGCTCGGCGATGACGGAGCGACCGGGCTTCCCGACGACGTCTCCGATGGCGAGGATCCGAACCTTCATGGCGTCCCCCGTCAACGGGCGTATTCCACGAACCGGGTTTCGCGCATGACGGTGACCCGGATCTCGCCCGGATAGGTCATCTGCTCTTCGATGGACTTGGCGATGTCCCGCGCGAGGATCACGGCCTGGGCGTCGTTCACCTTGTCGCTGTCCACGAGAACCCGGACCTCCCGTCCCGCCTGGATGGCGTAGACGCCGGTCACGCCCGGCTGGGACTTGGCGATTTTTTCGAGCTGCTCGATGCGCTTGACGTAACGCTCGAGGGATTCGCTGCGCGCTCCGGGGCGCGAGGCGGAAATGGCGTCCGCCGCGGCCGCGAGCACCGTGTAGAGGTAGTTGGCGTCGGGGTCGTTGTGGTGGTTGGCCGCCGCGTCCACCACCTCCTTGGGTTCGTCGAACCGCTTGAGGAGCTCCCCGCCGATGACGGGGTGGGAGCCTTCGAACTCCTGGTCCACGGCCTTGCCGATGTCGTGGAACAGGCCGCAGCGGCGGGCCAGGCGGACGTCGAGCTTGAGCTCCGCGGCCATCACGGCGCAGAGGTGCGCCACCTCGCGGATGTGCTGGAGCACGTTCTGTCCGTAGCTCGTGCGGTACTTGAGCCGCCCGAGAAGCGTGACGAGCTTCGGGTGGACGTTGAGGATGTCCTGCTCCCGCAGGAATTCCTTGCCTACGTTGTTGATGTGCTCCTCCATCTCGCGCTTGGTCTGCTCGGTGATCTCCTCGATGCGCGTGGGGTGGATGCGGCCGTCCAGGATGAGCTTCTCCATGGACCGGCGGGCCATCTCGCGCCGCACGCCGTCGAAGGCGGAAAGGACGATGACTCCGGGGGTGTCGTCCACGATGACGTCCACGCCCGTGGCGCGCTCGAAGGCGCGGATGTTGCGGCCCTCGCGGCCGATGATCCGACCCTTCATCTCCTCGTTGGGCAGATCCACCACGGTCACCACGCTGTCGGCCGTGTGGGAGGCGGCGAAGCGCTGGATCGCCATGGAGATGATCCGGCGGGCCTCCGATTCGGCGCTCTCCTTGGCCGCGTCGAGGCGCTTGCGGATGAGGTCGGCCTTCTCCCGCTCCAGCTCCGGCTCGAGCTTGTCCAGGAGGAGCTTCACCGCTTCCTCCTTGGTGAGCTGGGCGATGCGGTGGAGCGTGGCCTTTTCTTCCTGGACGACGCGTTCGACTTCCTGCTCCTTGGAGGCCAGCTCGCGCTCCTTGCGCTCGACGTCCTTGGACTTCTGCTCGACCAGCCGCTCTTTCTGCTGGAGCGCGTCCACGCGCTTGTCGAGCATGTCCTCCTTCTTGGCCAGGCGGCCTTCGTACTGGCGCAGTTCGTTGCGCTCCTCGCGGATCTGGCGCTCGGCGTCGTCGCGCAGGCGGGCGGCCTCCGCCCGGGAGTCGGCCACGATCTTTTCGGCCCGGGCCGTGGCCTCGGCCACGATCTTCTCGGCCTCGATGGCGGCCTTGGTCCTGCGGGACCGGGCCAGAAGCGCGTACCCCGCCGCGAAGCCCGCGCCCGAGCCCGCCAGCAGGCCCAGGGCGATCCAGAGCAGTTCGGCCATGGCGAAAAGCCCTCCAGGGGTTCATCACGGCCGGCGGGCGGCAGGCGCCGGGAGGCGCCGGGGCCTTCGCGGGAAGGCGTGGCGGCAAGAAC from Planctomycetota bacterium includes these protein-coding regions:
- the rny gene encoding ribonuclease Y, which encodes MAELLWIALGLLAGSGAGFAAGYALLARSRRTKAAIEAEKIVAEATARAEKIVADSRAEAARLRDDAERQIREERNELRQYEGRLAKKEDMLDKRVDALQQKERLVEQKSKDVERKERELASKEQEVERVVQEEKATLHRIAQLTKEEAVKLLLDKLEPELEREKADLIRKRLDAAKESAESEARRIISMAIQRFAASHTADSVVTVVDLPNEEMKGRIIGREGRNIRAFERATGVDVIVDDTPGVIVLSAFDGVRREMARRSMEKLILDGRIHPTRIEEITEQTKREMEEHINNVGKEFLREQDILNVHPKLVTLLGRLKYRTSYGQNVLQHIREVAHLCAVMAAELKLDVRLARRCGLFHDIGKAVDQEFEGSHPVIGGELLKRFDEPKEVVDAAANHHNDPDANYLYTVLAAAADAISASRPGARSESLERYVKRIEQLEKIAKSQPGVTGVYAIQAGREVRVLVDSDKVNDAQAVILARDIAKSIEEQMTYPGEIRVTVMRETRFVEYAR
- a CDS encoding TIGR00282 family metallophosphoesterase, encoding MKVRILAIGDVVGKPGRSVIAERLRPFCEKELVDAVIANGENLAGGSGLTPPEAEELFKAGVDVITGGDHIWAKKEIIPYIDRTPRLLRPANYPADQPGRGHTVFETRGGVKVGVVHVQGRVFMNTPADCPFRTARRLVEELRARTPVVVVDMHAEATSEKIAMGWWLDGQASFVFGTHTHIQTADERVLPQGTAYITDCGMTGPYESVIGRRIDRVLHRFTTGLPAHFEVATGDVRLCGALATVDSESGRALDIRRVVIRADGASA